A region from the Salmo trutta chromosome 40, fSalTru1.1, whole genome shotgun sequence genome encodes:
- the LOC115180001 gene encoding RNA polymerase II-associated protein 3 isoform X2: MASLEKVGMSENKAIELQLQMRQNAEDLHNFMKDLDSWETDIKRKDEQLRTGSVGESQKSLPPVRNKDYKKKREKKKASDNNAKTEPKQARRIKSHDDQSWDKFDVDKVLESMDKEDSAESNDSESEDSGVPATDQDKALAEKEKGSQLFKEGKYDDAIECYTRGMGADPYNPVLPTNRAACFFRLKKFAVAESDCNLSIALDSNYFKAFAQRGASRFAMQNYESALEDYVMVLKLDPGNLEAQNEVMKCKEVIAKLGGKAESPEAAVVTPPVVDVTQQQLMEEQQRRQEAVVQKDRGNAYFKEGKYEAAVEYYTKGMEADSTNILLPANRAMAYLKLQRYKEAEEDCSKAIALDGTYSKAFARRGTARAALGLLKQAKEDFEEVLKLEPGNKQAFHEMKKIAIDMGTSGLLATEEHAQRRTVQPVNKPPHLQSTKPLRSVDIEEVCGKILVQEESSAVLTSTTAPRVRPQKTTSIADTVREGQASPPSTSPSAKILKIEEISNVPSHSPVKGPEGYALRAQTQKHREATVSEPTEPPATPSTEVIPPAPTNSFQLEADLRKIGNGPEVIYKYLKQIQPQAYAKIFQSSLEPDMLNQILRTLQGFYIKKEKPPVILEILRNLAGVRRFDMAVMFMSNPEKKVLQELFDFLRQAGLEDTSVGALQKKYGV; encoded by the exons atggcgtcccttgaGAAG GTAGGCATGTCTGAAAACAAAGCCATTGAACTCCAACTGCAAATGCGACAAAATGCAGAGGACCTGCATAACTTCATGAAAGATCTTGACAGCTGGGAAACTGACATAAAGAGGAAGGATGAGCAACTAAGAACTGGGAGCGTTGGCGAGTCTCAA AAAAGCCTCCCACCAGTGCGAAACAAGGACTACAAAaagaagagggagaaaaagaagGCATCAGACAACAATGCAAAGACTGAACCAAAACAAGCACGCAGGATAAAGTCTCATGACGATCAGTCATGGGACAAATTTGATGTG GACAAGGTATTGGAGTCCATGGATAAAGAGGACAGTGCTGAGTCCAATGACTCTGAGTCTGAGGATTCTGGGGTTCCTGCTACTGACCAAGACAAGGCGCTTGCTGAGAAGGAGAAA GGTAGTCAGCTGTTCAAAGAAGGGAAGTATGATGATGCCATTGAGTGTTACACCAGAGGCATGGGCGCAGACCCTTATAACCCCGTTCTGCCAACAAACCGAGCTGCCTGCTTCTTCAGACTCAAGAA GTTTGCTGTTGCTGAGTCTGACTGCAACTTGTCCATCGCTCTGGACAGTAACTACTTCAAAGCATTTGCACAAAGAGGAGCGTCTCGATTCGCCATGCAAAATTATGAATCTGCCCTAGAAG ATTATGTAATGGTTCTGAAGCTGGATCCTGGGAACCTGGAGGCACAGAATGAAGTGATGAAATGCAAAGAG GTCATTGCTAAACTGGGTGGAAAGGCAGAAAGCCCAGAGGCTGCAGTGGTGACACCACCTGTGGTGGACGTCACGCAACAGCAGCTCATGGAGGAACAGCAGAGGAGACAGGAGGCGGTGGTGCAGAAAGACAGG GGGAATGCATATTTCAAAGAGGGGAAGTATGAGGCAGCAGTAGAGTACTACACCAAGGGCATGGAAGCGGACAGCACCAACATCCTCCTGCCTGCCAACCGGGCCATGGCTTACTTAAAGCTGCAGAG ATATAAAGAGGCTGAGGAGGACTGCAGTAAAGCAATAGCCCTGGATGGCACCTATTCAAAGGCCTTTGCCCGCAGAGGGACAGCCAGGGCTGCTCTGGGACTGCTCAAACAAGCTAAAGAAG ATTTTGAGGAGGTCCTGAAGCTGGAACCAGGAAACAAGCAGGCATTTCATGAAATGAAGAAGATTGCAATT GACATGGGCACCAGTGGTCTGCTGGCAACAGAAGAGCATGCACAGCGGAGAACAGTACAGCCAGTTAACAAACCACCTCACCTGCAGTCAACC AAGCCATTGAGGAGCGTTGACATTGAAGAGGTTTGTGGAAAGATCCTGGTCCAGGAGGAGTCCTCGGCTGTGTTGACTTCAACCACAGCCCCCCGTGTTAGGCCCCAGAAGACCACCTCCATCGCAGACACCGTGAGAGAGGGTCAGGCCTcgcctccctctacctcccccagCGCTAAGATCCTGAAGATTGAAGAAATTTCAAACGTCCCCTCGCATTCCCCTGTCAA AGGGCCTGAGGGGTATGCTCTGAGAGCACAGACACAGAAGCACAGGGAGGCAACTGTCAGTGAACCAACAGAACCGCCTGCTACACCCTCAACTGAGGTCATACCTCCTGCCCCCACCAACAGCTTCCAGCTAGAGGCAGACCTAAGGAAGATTGGAAATGGCCCTGaagtcatctataagtatttgaAG cAAATCCAGCCTCAGGCTTACGCAAAGATCTTCCAGAGCTCTCTTGAACCAGACATGCTCAATCAGATTCTAAGGACGTTACAAGGCTTCTACATCAA GAAGGAAAAGCCACCTGTCATACTGGAGATCCTCAGGAATCTGGCCGGTGTGAGGCGGTTCGACATGGCTGTCATGTTCATGTCCAACCCTGAGAAGAAAG TTCTACAAGAATTGTTTGACTTTCTTCGTCAAGCTGGACTTGAGGACACATCAGTAGGAGCCCTGCAAAAGAAGTATGGAGTGTGA
- the LOC115180001 gene encoding RNA polymerase II-associated protein 3 isoform X1: protein MLSWRRTQTENDRMVGMSENKAIELQLQMRQNAEDLHNFMKDLDSWETDIKRKDEQLRTGSVGESQKSLPPVRNKDYKKKREKKKASDNNAKTEPKQARRIKSHDDQSWDKFDVDKVLESMDKEDSAESNDSESEDSGVPATDQDKALAEKEKGSQLFKEGKYDDAIECYTRGMGADPYNPVLPTNRAACFFRLKKFAVAESDCNLSIALDSNYFKAFAQRGASRFAMQNYESALEDYVMVLKLDPGNLEAQNEVMKCKEVIAKLGGKAESPEAAVVTPPVVDVTQQQLMEEQQRRQEAVVQKDRGNAYFKEGKYEAAVEYYTKGMEADSTNILLPANRAMAYLKLQRYKEAEEDCSKAIALDGTYSKAFARRGTARAALGLLKQAKEDFEEVLKLEPGNKQAFHEMKKIAIDMGTSGLLATEEHAQRRTVQPVNKPPHLQSTKPLRSVDIEEVCGKILVQEESSAVLTSTTAPRVRPQKTTSIADTVREGQASPPSTSPSAKILKIEEISNVPSHSPVKGPEGYALRAQTQKHREATVSEPTEPPATPSTEVIPPAPTNSFQLEADLRKIGNGPEVIYKYLKQIQPQAYAKIFQSSLEPDMLNQILRTLQGFYIKKEKPPVILEILRNLAGVRRFDMAVMFMSNPEKKVLQELFDFLRQAGLEDTSVGALQKKYGV from the exons ATGCTGTCATGGCGCCGAACACAAACAGAAAACGACCGTATG GTAGGCATGTCTGAAAACAAAGCCATTGAACTCCAACTGCAAATGCGACAAAATGCAGAGGACCTGCATAACTTCATGAAAGATCTTGACAGCTGGGAAACTGACATAAAGAGGAAGGATGAGCAACTAAGAACTGGGAGCGTTGGCGAGTCTCAA AAAAGCCTCCCACCAGTGCGAAACAAGGACTACAAAaagaagagggagaaaaagaagGCATCAGACAACAATGCAAAGACTGAACCAAAACAAGCACGCAGGATAAAGTCTCATGACGATCAGTCATGGGACAAATTTGATGTG GACAAGGTATTGGAGTCCATGGATAAAGAGGACAGTGCTGAGTCCAATGACTCTGAGTCTGAGGATTCTGGGGTTCCTGCTACTGACCAAGACAAGGCGCTTGCTGAGAAGGAGAAA GGTAGTCAGCTGTTCAAAGAAGGGAAGTATGATGATGCCATTGAGTGTTACACCAGAGGCATGGGCGCAGACCCTTATAACCCCGTTCTGCCAACAAACCGAGCTGCCTGCTTCTTCAGACTCAAGAA GTTTGCTGTTGCTGAGTCTGACTGCAACTTGTCCATCGCTCTGGACAGTAACTACTTCAAAGCATTTGCACAAAGAGGAGCGTCTCGATTCGCCATGCAAAATTATGAATCTGCCCTAGAAG ATTATGTAATGGTTCTGAAGCTGGATCCTGGGAACCTGGAGGCACAGAATGAAGTGATGAAATGCAAAGAG GTCATTGCTAAACTGGGTGGAAAGGCAGAAAGCCCAGAGGCTGCAGTGGTGACACCACCTGTGGTGGACGTCACGCAACAGCAGCTCATGGAGGAACAGCAGAGGAGACAGGAGGCGGTGGTGCAGAAAGACAGG GGGAATGCATATTTCAAAGAGGGGAAGTATGAGGCAGCAGTAGAGTACTACACCAAGGGCATGGAAGCGGACAGCACCAACATCCTCCTGCCTGCCAACCGGGCCATGGCTTACTTAAAGCTGCAGAG ATATAAAGAGGCTGAGGAGGACTGCAGTAAAGCAATAGCCCTGGATGGCACCTATTCAAAGGCCTTTGCCCGCAGAGGGACAGCCAGGGCTGCTCTGGGACTGCTCAAACAAGCTAAAGAAG ATTTTGAGGAGGTCCTGAAGCTGGAACCAGGAAACAAGCAGGCATTTCATGAAATGAAGAAGATTGCAATT GACATGGGCACCAGTGGTCTGCTGGCAACAGAAGAGCATGCACAGCGGAGAACAGTACAGCCAGTTAACAAACCACCTCACCTGCAGTCAACC AAGCCATTGAGGAGCGTTGACATTGAAGAGGTTTGTGGAAAGATCCTGGTCCAGGAGGAGTCCTCGGCTGTGTTGACTTCAACCACAGCCCCCCGTGTTAGGCCCCAGAAGACCACCTCCATCGCAGACACCGTGAGAGAGGGTCAGGCCTcgcctccctctacctcccccagCGCTAAGATCCTGAAGATTGAAGAAATTTCAAACGTCCCCTCGCATTCCCCTGTCAA AGGGCCTGAGGGGTATGCTCTGAGAGCACAGACACAGAAGCACAGGGAGGCAACTGTCAGTGAACCAACAGAACCGCCTGCTACACCCTCAACTGAGGTCATACCTCCTGCCCCCACCAACAGCTTCCAGCTAGAGGCAGACCTAAGGAAGATTGGAAATGGCCCTGaagtcatctataagtatttgaAG cAAATCCAGCCTCAGGCTTACGCAAAGATCTTCCAGAGCTCTCTTGAACCAGACATGCTCAATCAGATTCTAAGGACGTTACAAGGCTTCTACATCAA GAAGGAAAAGCCACCTGTCATACTGGAGATCCTCAGGAATCTGGCCGGTGTGAGGCGGTTCGACATGGCTGTCATGTTCATGTCCAACCCTGAGAAGAAAG TTCTACAAGAATTGTTTGACTTTCTTCGTCAAGCTGGACTTGAGGACACATCAGTAGGAGCCCTGCAAAAGAAGTATGGAGTGTGA
- the LOC115180001 gene encoding RNA polymerase II-associated protein 3 isoform X3, whose amino-acid sequence MSENKAIELQLQMRQNAEDLHNFMKDLDSWETDIKRKDEQLRTGSVGESQKSLPPVRNKDYKKKREKKKASDNNAKTEPKQARRIKSHDDQSWDKFDVDKVLESMDKEDSAESNDSESEDSGVPATDQDKALAEKEKGSQLFKEGKYDDAIECYTRGMGADPYNPVLPTNRAACFFRLKKFAVAESDCNLSIALDSNYFKAFAQRGASRFAMQNYESALEDYVMVLKLDPGNLEAQNEVMKCKEVIAKLGGKAESPEAAVVTPPVVDVTQQQLMEEQQRRQEAVVQKDRGNAYFKEGKYEAAVEYYTKGMEADSTNILLPANRAMAYLKLQRYKEAEEDCSKAIALDGTYSKAFARRGTARAALGLLKQAKEDFEEVLKLEPGNKQAFHEMKKIAIDMGTSGLLATEEHAQRRTVQPVNKPPHLQSTKPLRSVDIEEVCGKILVQEESSAVLTSTTAPRVRPQKTTSIADTVREGQASPPSTSPSAKILKIEEISNVPSHSPVKGPEGYALRAQTQKHREATVSEPTEPPATPSTEVIPPAPTNSFQLEADLRKIGNGPEVIYKYLKQIQPQAYAKIFQSSLEPDMLNQILRTLQGFYIKKEKPPVILEILRNLAGVRRFDMAVMFMSNPEKKVLQELFDFLRQAGLEDTSVGALQKKYGV is encoded by the exons ATGTCTGAAAACAAAGCCATTGAACTCCAACTGCAAATGCGACAAAATGCAGAGGACCTGCATAACTTCATGAAAGATCTTGACAGCTGGGAAACTGACATAAAGAGGAAGGATGAGCAACTAAGAACTGGGAGCGTTGGCGAGTCTCAA AAAAGCCTCCCACCAGTGCGAAACAAGGACTACAAAaagaagagggagaaaaagaagGCATCAGACAACAATGCAAAGACTGAACCAAAACAAGCACGCAGGATAAAGTCTCATGACGATCAGTCATGGGACAAATTTGATGTG GACAAGGTATTGGAGTCCATGGATAAAGAGGACAGTGCTGAGTCCAATGACTCTGAGTCTGAGGATTCTGGGGTTCCTGCTACTGACCAAGACAAGGCGCTTGCTGAGAAGGAGAAA GGTAGTCAGCTGTTCAAAGAAGGGAAGTATGATGATGCCATTGAGTGTTACACCAGAGGCATGGGCGCAGACCCTTATAACCCCGTTCTGCCAACAAACCGAGCTGCCTGCTTCTTCAGACTCAAGAA GTTTGCTGTTGCTGAGTCTGACTGCAACTTGTCCATCGCTCTGGACAGTAACTACTTCAAAGCATTTGCACAAAGAGGAGCGTCTCGATTCGCCATGCAAAATTATGAATCTGCCCTAGAAG ATTATGTAATGGTTCTGAAGCTGGATCCTGGGAACCTGGAGGCACAGAATGAAGTGATGAAATGCAAAGAG GTCATTGCTAAACTGGGTGGAAAGGCAGAAAGCCCAGAGGCTGCAGTGGTGACACCACCTGTGGTGGACGTCACGCAACAGCAGCTCATGGAGGAACAGCAGAGGAGACAGGAGGCGGTGGTGCAGAAAGACAGG GGGAATGCATATTTCAAAGAGGGGAAGTATGAGGCAGCAGTAGAGTACTACACCAAGGGCATGGAAGCGGACAGCACCAACATCCTCCTGCCTGCCAACCGGGCCATGGCTTACTTAAAGCTGCAGAG ATATAAAGAGGCTGAGGAGGACTGCAGTAAAGCAATAGCCCTGGATGGCACCTATTCAAAGGCCTTTGCCCGCAGAGGGACAGCCAGGGCTGCTCTGGGACTGCTCAAACAAGCTAAAGAAG ATTTTGAGGAGGTCCTGAAGCTGGAACCAGGAAACAAGCAGGCATTTCATGAAATGAAGAAGATTGCAATT GACATGGGCACCAGTGGTCTGCTGGCAACAGAAGAGCATGCACAGCGGAGAACAGTACAGCCAGTTAACAAACCACCTCACCTGCAGTCAACC AAGCCATTGAGGAGCGTTGACATTGAAGAGGTTTGTGGAAAGATCCTGGTCCAGGAGGAGTCCTCGGCTGTGTTGACTTCAACCACAGCCCCCCGTGTTAGGCCCCAGAAGACCACCTCCATCGCAGACACCGTGAGAGAGGGTCAGGCCTcgcctccctctacctcccccagCGCTAAGATCCTGAAGATTGAAGAAATTTCAAACGTCCCCTCGCATTCCCCTGTCAA AGGGCCTGAGGGGTATGCTCTGAGAGCACAGACACAGAAGCACAGGGAGGCAACTGTCAGTGAACCAACAGAACCGCCTGCTACACCCTCAACTGAGGTCATACCTCCTGCCCCCACCAACAGCTTCCAGCTAGAGGCAGACCTAAGGAAGATTGGAAATGGCCCTGaagtcatctataagtatttgaAG cAAATCCAGCCTCAGGCTTACGCAAAGATCTTCCAGAGCTCTCTTGAACCAGACATGCTCAATCAGATTCTAAGGACGTTACAAGGCTTCTACATCAA GAAGGAAAAGCCACCTGTCATACTGGAGATCCTCAGGAATCTGGCCGGTGTGAGGCGGTTCGACATGGCTGTCATGTTCATGTCCAACCCTGAGAAGAAAG TTCTACAAGAATTGTTTGACTTTCTTCGTCAAGCTGGACTTGAGGACACATCAGTAGGAGCCCTGCAAAAGAAGTATGGAGTGTGA
- the LOC115180001 gene encoding RNA polymerase II-associated protein 3 isoform X4 has protein sequence MDKEDSAESNDSESEDSGVPATDQDKALAEKEKGSQLFKEGKYDDAIECYTRGMGADPYNPVLPTNRAACFFRLKKFAVAESDCNLSIALDSNYFKAFAQRGASRFAMQNYESALEDYVMVLKLDPGNLEAQNEVMKCKEVIAKLGGKAESPEAAVVTPPVVDVTQQQLMEEQQRRQEAVVQKDRGNAYFKEGKYEAAVEYYTKGMEADSTNILLPANRAMAYLKLQRYKEAEEDCSKAIALDGTYSKAFARRGTARAALGLLKQAKEDFEEVLKLEPGNKQAFHEMKKIAIDMGTSGLLATEEHAQRRTVQPVNKPPHLQSTKPLRSVDIEEVCGKILVQEESSAVLTSTTAPRVRPQKTTSIADTVREGQASPPSTSPSAKILKIEEISNVPSHSPVKGPEGYALRAQTQKHREATVSEPTEPPATPSTEVIPPAPTNSFQLEADLRKIGNGPEVIYKYLKQIQPQAYAKIFQSSLEPDMLNQILRTLQGFYIKKEKPPVILEILRNLAGVRRFDMAVMFMSNPEKKVLQELFDFLRQAGLEDTSVGALQKKYGV, from the exons ATGGATAAAGAGGACAGTGCTGAGTCCAATGACTCTGAGTCTGAGGATTCTGGGGTTCCTGCTACTGACCAAGACAAGGCGCTTGCTGAGAAGGAGAAA GGTAGTCAGCTGTTCAAAGAAGGGAAGTATGATGATGCCATTGAGTGTTACACCAGAGGCATGGGCGCAGACCCTTATAACCCCGTTCTGCCAACAAACCGAGCTGCCTGCTTCTTCAGACTCAAGAA GTTTGCTGTTGCTGAGTCTGACTGCAACTTGTCCATCGCTCTGGACAGTAACTACTTCAAAGCATTTGCACAAAGAGGAGCGTCTCGATTCGCCATGCAAAATTATGAATCTGCCCTAGAAG ATTATGTAATGGTTCTGAAGCTGGATCCTGGGAACCTGGAGGCACAGAATGAAGTGATGAAATGCAAAGAG GTCATTGCTAAACTGGGTGGAAAGGCAGAAAGCCCAGAGGCTGCAGTGGTGACACCACCTGTGGTGGACGTCACGCAACAGCAGCTCATGGAGGAACAGCAGAGGAGACAGGAGGCGGTGGTGCAGAAAGACAGG GGGAATGCATATTTCAAAGAGGGGAAGTATGAGGCAGCAGTAGAGTACTACACCAAGGGCATGGAAGCGGACAGCACCAACATCCTCCTGCCTGCCAACCGGGCCATGGCTTACTTAAAGCTGCAGAG ATATAAAGAGGCTGAGGAGGACTGCAGTAAAGCAATAGCCCTGGATGGCACCTATTCAAAGGCCTTTGCCCGCAGAGGGACAGCCAGGGCTGCTCTGGGACTGCTCAAACAAGCTAAAGAAG ATTTTGAGGAGGTCCTGAAGCTGGAACCAGGAAACAAGCAGGCATTTCATGAAATGAAGAAGATTGCAATT GACATGGGCACCAGTGGTCTGCTGGCAACAGAAGAGCATGCACAGCGGAGAACAGTACAGCCAGTTAACAAACCACCTCACCTGCAGTCAACC AAGCCATTGAGGAGCGTTGACATTGAAGAGGTTTGTGGAAAGATCCTGGTCCAGGAGGAGTCCTCGGCTGTGTTGACTTCAACCACAGCCCCCCGTGTTAGGCCCCAGAAGACCACCTCCATCGCAGACACCGTGAGAGAGGGTCAGGCCTcgcctccctctacctcccccagCGCTAAGATCCTGAAGATTGAAGAAATTTCAAACGTCCCCTCGCATTCCCCTGTCAA AGGGCCTGAGGGGTATGCTCTGAGAGCACAGACACAGAAGCACAGGGAGGCAACTGTCAGTGAACCAACAGAACCGCCTGCTACACCCTCAACTGAGGTCATACCTCCTGCCCCCACCAACAGCTTCCAGCTAGAGGCAGACCTAAGGAAGATTGGAAATGGCCCTGaagtcatctataagtatttgaAG cAAATCCAGCCTCAGGCTTACGCAAAGATCTTCCAGAGCTCTCTTGAACCAGACATGCTCAATCAGATTCTAAGGACGTTACAAGGCTTCTACATCAA GAAGGAAAAGCCACCTGTCATACTGGAGATCCTCAGGAATCTGGCCGGTGTGAGGCGGTTCGACATGGCTGTCATGTTCATGTCCAACCCTGAGAAGAAAG TTCTACAAGAATTGTTTGACTTTCTTCGTCAAGCTGGACTTGAGGACACATCAGTAGGAGCCCTGCAAAAGAAGTATGGAGTGTGA
- the LOC115180002 gene encoding uncharacterized protein LOC115180002, with protein sequence MKDTHTLLNLLLLFVYLAGSAVTTDGGKISPNGPLELTILGPDFVTVGVPCSFDCYAECSPSCSFRMSIDGQIGQSNEVFFTVRQWEESLNLTCTARNDDSGRSSTVTKILQVLAGPTNVSITGPDLMTPGAPQSFKCNANCRPSCNYTWGIKGRWLGGQGNEITVTPEELATSVTLNCKAINSVSGLYAMATRTIPVTSGPSEVHVIGQDSVAVGFKSMFRCTAKCIPACDYWWTVDGHTVYGSEMEMTVERHVKSEKIKCYAQNTVSMNFDLVTKTVRVGDDGKSMATQAKQTINLLLFAFTLSLYIVISP encoded by the exons ATGAAGGATACACACACCCTGCTCAATCTGCTTCTGCTGTTCGTGTATCTTGCAG GATCAGCTGTGACCACTGATGGAGGGAAGATCAGTCCCA ATGGTCCCTTGGAACTAACCATTTTGGGACCTGACTTTGTGACTGTGGGCGTGCCATGCAGTTTTGACTGTTACGCCGAGTGCTCTCCCTCCTGTAGCTTCAGAATGAGTATCGATGGGCAGATTGGGCAGAGTAACGAAGTGTTCTTCACAGTCCGCCAATGGGAGGAGTCCCTAAACCTCACATGCACTGCAAGGAATGATGACTCTGGGAGGTCCTCTACAGTAACAAAGATACTGCAGGTTTTAG CTGGACCAACCAACGTATCGATCACAGGCCCTGACTTGATGACCCCAGGTGCCCCACAAAGCTTCAAGTGTAACGCCAACTGTCGTCCCTCCTGCAACTACACCTGGGGGATAAAGGGCCGATGGCTCGGGGGACAGGGGAATGAGATTACCGTAACTCCCGAAGAGTTGGCCACCTCTGTTACCCTGAACTGCAAGGCCATCAACAGTGTGTCTGGGCTCTATGCCATGGCAACCAGGACAATACCTGTGACAT CTGGTCCATCAGAGGTCCACGTCATTGGTCAAGACTCTGTTGCAGTCGGCTTCAAGTCCATGTTTCGGTGCACTGCCAAATGCATTCCTGCTTGTGACTACTGGTGGACCGTTGATGGTCACACTGTTTATGGCAGTGAGATGGAGATGACGGTCGAGCGACATGTAAAGTCAGAGAAGATTAAGTGCTACGCTCAGAATACGGTCTCAATGAATTTTGACTTGGTAACCAAGACCGTACGGGTCGGAG ATGACGGAAAATCCATGGCCACACAGgctaaacagactataaacctgCTTCTGTTTGCCTTTACACTCTCACTCTACATTgtaatatcaccataa